The Chanos chanos chromosome 6, fChaCha1.1, whole genome shotgun sequence genome includes a region encoding these proteins:
- the rps10 gene encoding small ribosomal subunit protein eS10, whose product MLMPKKNRIAIYELLFKEGVMVAKKDVHLAKHPELADKNVPNLHVMKAMQSLKSCGYVKEQFAWRHFYWYLTNEGIQYLRDFLHLPPEIVPATLRRQTRPETARPRPKGLEGERPARLARGEADRDAYRRSAAQPGADKKAEAGAGAATEFQFRGGFGRGRGQQPQ is encoded by the exons ATGTTGATGCCCAAGAAGAACCGTATTGCTATTTATGAGCTCCTCTTTAAAGAGGGCGTCATGGTGGCCAAGAAAGACGTACATCTTGCCAAGCACCCCGAGCTCGCGGACAAGAACGTGCCCAACCTTCACGTAATGAAGGCCATGCAG tctctGAAGTCATGTGGGTACGTCAAGGAGCAGTTTGCCTGGCGCCATTTCTACTGGTACCTGACCAACGAGGGCATCCAGTATCTGAGGGACTTCTTGCACCTGCCCCCTGAGATTGTGCCCGCAACCCTGCGTCGCCAGACCCGCCCTGAGACTGCCAGGCCCCGCCCTAAAG gtcTGGAAGGTGAGAGGCCAGCTCGCTTGGCCCGTggtgaggcagacagagacgCATACAGGAGATCTGCTGCACAGC ctggTGCTGATAAGAAGGCTGAAGCTGGTGCAGGAGCTGCTACAGAATTCCAGTTT agggGTGGTTTTGGACGTGGCCGAGGCCAGCAGCCTCAGTAA
- the nudt3b gene encoding diphosphoinositol polyphosphate phosphohydrolase 1 isoform X1 — protein sequence MMKLKSNQTRTYDGDGYKKRAACLCFRSETEEEVLLVSSSRHPDKWIVPGGGMEPEEEPSVAAVREVCEEAGVKGTLGRLVGIFENRERKHRTYVYVLIVTEVLDDWEDSVNIGRKREWFKIDDAIHKLENHKPVQASYFTALQESCLTSNGTPLVATIGEDLSPTYNISQSSVSGIR from the exons ATGATGAAGCTTAAGTCCAACCAAACCCGCACCTATGATGGGGATGGGTATAAAAAGCGGGCCGCCTGCCTGTGCTTCAGAagtgaaacagaggaagag GTGTTGCTGGTGAGTAGCAGCCGACATCCAGACAAATGGATCGTTCCAGGTGGAGGAATGGAGCCGGAGGAGGAGCCCAGTGTTGCTGCTGTCAGAGAAGTGTGTGAAGAG GCTGGTGTAAAGGGGACTTTAGGACGACTGGTGGGAATATTTGAG AACAGGGAGAGGAAACACAGAACGTATGTCTACGTTCTCATCGTAACCGAGGTCCTGGACGATTGGGAGGACTCTGTAAACATTG ggAGAAAAAGGGAATGGTTTAAAATAGATGATGCCATACATAAGTTGGAGAATCACAAGCCCGTGCAGGCCAGCTACTTCACAGCTCTCCAGGAAAGCTGTCTGACCAGCAACGGGACGCCTCTGGTGGCCACGATAGGAGAAGATCTGTCCCCAACCTACAACATAAGTCAGAGCTCGGTCTCTGGGATCAGATAA
- the nudt3b gene encoding diphosphoinositol polyphosphate phosphohydrolase 1 isoform X2, producing the protein MMKLKSNQTRTYDGDGYKKRAACLCFRSETEEEVLLVSSSRHPDKWIVPGGGMEPEEEPSVAAVREVCEEAGVKGTLGRLVGIFEVSNRERKHRTYVYVLIVTEVLDDWEDSVNIGRKREWFKIDDAIHKLENHKPVQASYFTALQESCLTSNGTPLVATIGEDLSPTYNISQSSVSGIR; encoded by the exons ATGATGAAGCTTAAGTCCAACCAAACCCGCACCTATGATGGGGATGGGTATAAAAAGCGGGCCGCCTGCCTGTGCTTCAGAagtgaaacagaggaagag GTGTTGCTGGTGAGTAGCAGCCGACATCCAGACAAATGGATCGTTCCAGGTGGAGGAATGGAGCCGGAGGAGGAGCCCAGTGTTGCTGCTGTCAGAGAAGTGTGTGAAGAG GCTGGTGTAAAGGGGACTTTAGGACGACTGGTGGGAATATTTGAGGTGAGT AACAGGGAGAGGAAACACAGAACGTATGTCTACGTTCTCATCGTAACCGAGGTCCTGGACGATTGGGAGGACTCTGTAAACATTG ggAGAAAAAGGGAATGGTTTAAAATAGATGATGCCATACATAAGTTGGAGAATCACAAGCCCGTGCAGGCCAGCTACTTCACAGCTCTCCAGGAAAGCTGTCTGACCAGCAACGGGACGCCTCTGGTGGCCACGATAGGAGAAGATCTGTCCCCAACCTACAACATAAGTCAGAGCTCGGTCTCTGGGATCAGATAA
- the hmga1b gene encoding high mobility group AT-hook 1b gives MSDSEAKANQAVSPKEKDGAEKRGRGRPRKHPKDSDGTPTPKRPRGRPKGSKNKGPTKSKVTSAEAKRKGRAKKEEKEEATQESSEEEEEEDEQ, from the exons atgagtgattCAGAGGCAAAGGCAAATCAAGCAGTTTCTCCCAAAGAAAAGGATggagcagagaaaagaggaaggggAAGACCAAGAAAACATCCAAAG GACTCAGATGGAACCCCTACTCCAAAGCGACCAAGAGGCAGACCGAAAGGCAGCAAGAACAAAGGCCCTACCAAAAGCAAAGTAA CGTCAGCAGAGGCGAAGCGTAAAGGGAGAGCTAAAAAAGAG gagaaggaggaggcgaCTCAGGAGtcctctgaggaggaggaggaggaggatgagcaGTAG